In one window of Shewanella goraebulensis DNA:
- a CDS encoding CinA family nicotinamide mononucleotide deamidase-related protein produces the protein MKLEMICTGEEVLSGQIIDTNAAWVANTMMELGIETQHRITVGDRLEDLKNAFIDRSHHADVIIVNGGLGPTSDDMSAEAMAMAKGEQLVENVEWREKLVDWFARNNRPMAKSNLKQAWLPESALMVDNPVGTACGFRVKLNNAWLFFTPGVPFELKHMIKEQFIPFIKDEFDLSENTSLKKLLTIGHGESSLADSLSELALPDGITLGYRSSMPHIEIKIFARGDKAISRLVNVTKKVKSILGIAVVAEDRPTLASEIHHRLYQSGFSLSVAESCTGGLITSQLIDFSGSSSYLHHGLVTYSNESKVKVLGVNPQILDDYGAVSIATVESMARGAREILDSDFALSTSGIAGPDGGSDEKPVGTVAIALATKHAVYSQMVKLPSRSRQLVRTISAAIAYDMLRRALLGEAVIVDYPSISRFAK, from the coding sequence ATGAAATTAGAAATGATTTGCACTGGTGAAGAAGTTTTATCTGGCCAGATTATTGATACTAACGCAGCTTGGGTTGCTAACACTATGATGGAGTTGGGTATTGAAACCCAACATCGCATTACAGTAGGTGATCGTTTAGAAGACCTGAAAAACGCTTTCATTGACCGAAGTCATCATGCTGATGTTATTATCGTAAATGGAGGTTTAGGGCCGACAAGTGACGATATGTCGGCTGAAGCCATGGCGATGGCCAAAGGCGAACAGTTAGTAGAAAACGTGGAGTGGCGAGAAAAACTAGTAGACTGGTTCGCTCGTAACAACAGACCGATGGCTAAGAGTAATTTAAAGCAAGCATGGTTGCCTGAGTCAGCATTAATGGTCGATAATCCTGTGGGGACAGCTTGTGGCTTCAGAGTAAAGCTTAATAATGCTTGGTTGTTCTTTACGCCAGGTGTGCCATTTGAGTTAAAGCACATGATTAAAGAACAATTTATTCCGTTTATTAAAGATGAATTTGATCTTAGTGAAAATACCTCATTGAAAAAGTTACTCACTATTGGTCATGGTGAGTCTTCGCTTGCTGATAGTTTGTCTGAGCTAGCGCTGCCAGATGGCATTACCTTAGGTTATCGTTCATCGATGCCGCATATTGAAATAAAGATCTTTGCCCGTGGTGATAAAGCGATTAGTAGGCTCGTTAACGTCACCAAAAAAGTAAAATCAATATTAGGTATAGCAGTGGTTGCTGAAGATAGACCTACTCTAGCATCTGAAATTCATCATCGGTTGTATCAATCTGGCTTTAGTTTGAGTGTCGCAGAATCCTGTACAGGTGGTTTGATAACAAGTCAGTTGATTGATTTTTCTGGAAGTTCATCTTATTTACATCACGGCTTAGTGACTTACAGTAATGAATCAAAAGTTAAAGTATTAGGCGTCAACCCACAAATCCTCGATGACTACGGTGCAGTGTCAATCGCAACTGTTGAATCCATGGCTAGAGGGGCAAGAGAGATCTTAGACAGCGATTTTGCACTTTCGACAAGTGGGATAGCGGGACCAGATGGTGGGAGTGACGAAAAGCCTGTTGGTACCGTTGCCATTGCACTAGCAACCAAGCACGCTGTTTATAGCCAAATGGTGAAATTGCCGAGTAGGTCGCGACAGCTAGTGCGAACGATTAGTGCTGCAATAGCTTATGACATGTTACGCCGTGCTTTGCTCGGTGAAGCGGTGATAGTGGATTATCCTTCTATATCACGATTTGCCAAGTAG
- a CDS encoding flagellar assembly protein T N-terminal domain-containing protein has translation MMRTFFAIMMLCIPTASFAQWYVGQASITYNGDDYNKIRKQAVELAIENASLQASSYISIENTVRDGILTSSKSNVISKQQISEIIILNETITAGKLTVNLKVNLHSKSNCIKDAYSKQLIIAQFPLLNPEQATPGDISSLPFHVASRFKDELINQPSVFVEELIPQMVFKPVSSFDSINLKSVQGISHGLNSQFQSQYLVFGYIRDIGLYNEITSSLLKNTIYPKRNFTIKVFMYDRISDSILLEDEYHGEGGWSFDSFTKVDMSNSLFWRSEYGQAIVDTLFKVSQDINQTLSCEATKATVINRDDEFITINIGTMHGVKKGDIFQHIKLKNIPVRNTVMSTLMPPEEPTLLEVVQVSNKISLLKAPENEDINGMNQHQIDLYDVVTTVSF, from the coding sequence ATGATGAGAACCTTCTTTGCTATCATGATGCTCTGTATACCTACTGCATCATTCGCACAATGGTATGTCGGACAAGCATCAATTACATATAATGGCGATGACTACAACAAAATACGCAAGCAAGCCGTAGAACTAGCAATAGAAAATGCGTCACTTCAAGCCAGCAGTTATATCAGTATCGAAAATACGGTAAGAGACGGAATTCTTACAAGTAGTAAGAGTAATGTTATTTCAAAACAACAAATTAGTGAAATTATCATTCTCAATGAAACTATTACAGCAGGTAAATTAACGGTCAATCTCAAAGTAAACCTTCATTCAAAATCAAACTGCATTAAAGATGCATATTCCAAACAGCTCATTATTGCCCAGTTCCCATTACTTAACCCAGAACAAGCCACACCGGGTGATATTTCTTCACTACCTTTTCATGTAGCTTCAAGGTTCAAAGATGAACTCATCAATCAGCCTAGTGTTTTTGTAGAAGAGTTAATACCGCAAATGGTATTTAAACCTGTTTCTAGTTTTGACAGTATTAATTTGAAATCAGTTCAAGGTATTTCTCATGGATTAAACAGCCAATTTCAAAGCCAATATTTAGTCTTCGGCTATATACGCGATATCGGCCTATACAATGAAATCACATCCAGCTTGCTAAAAAATACTATCTACCCAAAACGAAACTTCACCATTAAAGTATTTATGTACGATAGGATCAGCGACAGTATTTTACTTGAAGATGAATACCACGGAGAAGGTGGTTGGAGTTTTGACTCTTTTACCAAAGTAGATATGTCTAATAGCCTATTTTGGCGTAGTGAATATGGTCAAGCTATTGTTGATACATTGTTTAAAGTATCACAAGACATCAACCAAACATTGAGTTGTGAAGCCACCAAAGCGACTGTCATAAATCGTGATGATGAATTTATTACTATCAATATCGGAACGATGCATGGGGTTAAAAAAGGCGACATATTTCAACATATAAAATTGAAAAATATCCCTGTAAGAAACACAGTCATGTCGACTTTGATGCCACCAGAAGAGCCAACCCTACTCGAAGTGGTGCAAGTTAGTAACAAAATTAGCTTACTAAAAGCACCTGAAAATGAAGACATCAACGGGATGAATCAGCATCAAATAGATTTATATGATGTAGTTACTACTGTTAGCTTTTAA
- a CDS encoding flagellar basal body L-ring protein FlgH yields the protein MKLTTPLAVFILFSMSACTTTEVAEIKVPTKENTSVNVTEPSDEVMKGDPQYRPVRNNNIQQAQLVTGSIFNPDNVYNIYQNNNRYDIGDMILIRLNEEMTSKKSVSYKRDSSNNFELSPNITAGNINIDDSNLSADYSQDKNFDSSSASNHNNSLSGTITVAVREKLPNGNLIVAGEKWLKLNKGDEYVRFSGEIRVTDIASDHSIDSSMVGNTVIEVSGKGEQQDNQDPSLISKLLNVFG from the coding sequence ATGAAATTAACAACCCCGTTAGCAGTATTCATTTTATTCAGTATGTCAGCCTGTACTACAACTGAAGTAGCTGAGATTAAAGTTCCGACTAAAGAAAATACCTCAGTGAATGTGACAGAACCGTCTGACGAAGTGATGAAGGGAGATCCGCAGTATCGACCAGTTAGAAACAATAACATTCAGCAAGCGCAGTTGGTAACGGGTTCAATCTTTAACCCCGATAACGTTTATAATATTTATCAAAATAATAATCGATACGATATTGGAGATATGATTTTAATTAGACTAAATGAAGAAATGACGTCTAAAAAATCTGTTAGCTACAAACGAGATAGCTCTAATAACTTTGAACTATCCCCTAACATCACTGCCGGTAACATCAACATTGACGACAGCAATTTGAGCGCTGACTACTCTCAAGACAAAAACTTTGATAGTTCCTCTGCAAGTAATCATAACAACTCTCTTTCCGGCACGATCACTGTTGCAGTAAGAGAAAAACTGCCGAACGGAAACTTAATCGTTGCGGGCGAAAAATGGTTAAAATTGAATAAAGGCGACGAATATGTCCGCTTTTCTGGAGAGATTAGGGTTACAGATATCGCATCTGATCATTCGATAGATTCAAGCATGGTTGGCAATACCGTCATCGAAGTCAGTGGCAAAGGCGAGCAACAAGACAATCAAGATCCCTCATTAATCTCGAAACTGCTAAACGTATTTGGTTAA
- a CDS encoding LPP20 family lipoprotein, producing MKKLIFILGLLISGCATLGSESEKYQPSDFPVLNAVGYAPIEKQPAELRSEQILMAMEASKILAYRELAEQVYGLQLNSQTAIQGHSLNNIATKIKVSGVIKGAKVVKTYPIDGFYVTELELDFKLVRDLYMQSENPVHSSTLVVEPVKNF from the coding sequence ATGAAAAAATTAATATTTATTTTGGGCCTGTTAATAAGTGGTTGTGCCACTTTAGGAAGTGAATCTGAAAAATACCAACCTAGTGATTTTCCAGTACTGAATGCTGTGGGTTACGCGCCTATTGAAAAGCAACCCGCAGAGTTACGCTCAGAGCAAATTTTAATGGCAATGGAAGCGTCAAAAATTTTGGCCTATAGAGAGTTAGCTGAACAAGTCTATGGCTTACAGCTTAATTCGCAAACAGCAATACAAGGACACTCTCTGAATAATATAGCCACGAAGATCAAAGTTTCTGGTGTGATCAAAGGGGCCAAAGTCGTTAAGACTTATCCAATAGATGGTTTTTATGTCACCGAATTGGAGCTAGATTTTAAGCTAGTGCGAGATTTGTACATGCAGTCAGAAAACCCAGTGCATAGTAGTACCTTGGTGGTTGAGCCAGTAAAAAACTTTTAA
- a CDS encoding DUF1439 domain-containing protein: MTLFKTSLLCLMLFLTGCASQYSITESEVEDYLNNEMHYEVSQGNQIFGLQLKLNDMEVELGNKPNTISVTALTKMAVKNPFKSISADMETTFEAEPWYDVETKSIFLKKLDLVSVKSEPADIEQMLKPITPQLMMFLRTFLESQPVYVLDTNDSNQALMASMTKAIEVQKGKIVIKF; this comes from the coding sequence ATGACATTATTCAAAACGAGTTTACTTTGCTTAATGCTGTTTCTGACTGGTTGCGCCAGTCAGTACAGCATCACTGAATCAGAAGTAGAGGATTATCTGAATAATGAGATGCACTATGAAGTGTCTCAAGGCAATCAAATATTTGGTCTACAGTTGAAACTCAATGATATGGAAGTGGAGTTAGGTAACAAGCCAAATACCATTTCAGTCACAGCATTGACAAAAATGGCGGTTAAAAATCCATTTAAGTCTATTTCTGCTGACATGGAAACCACTTTTGAAGCAGAGCCTTGGTATGACGTTGAAACCAAAAGCATCTTTTTGAAGAAGTTGGACTTGGTGAGCGTTAAATCAGAACCTGCGGATATTGAACAAATGCTGAAACCCATCACCCCACAATTGATGATGTTTTTGCGAACGTTTTTAGAATCACAACCTGTATACGTGCTCGATACTAATGACTCGAACCAAGCATTAATGGCATCGATGACAAAAGCAATTGAAGTTCAAAAAGGCAAAATAGTGATTAAGTTTTAA
- the ppc gene encoding phosphoenolpyruvate carboxylase, whose protein sequence is MAEQTADMYASLRSNVSSLGQVLGDTMRDHLGEAFLEKVEQIRILAKESRKGDADSRQQMLTLLNSLPDEELVPFAKAFNQFLNLANIAEQFHTISRNCDELVCVPDPVEQLLGRMLNSNANEQDVINCLKTLDIDLVLTAHPTEISRRTLIQKYSAVVDCLTEQENQQLTERERNQSHLRLRQLIAQIWHTNEIRNERPTPVDEARWGLSTIEASLWQAVPDFLRQLNDHVEAKTGQQIPADVCPVRFSSWMGGDRDGNPFVTSVVTEEVLLRNRHAAARLYLKDVVSLVNELSMEDANAELMALVPNSKEPYRDILRHLRHKLRNTIDYLNARLEGHQVDVNHSDLVWELNDLKQPLELLYRSLSESGMRLIANGLLLDMLRRLACFGIHMLRLDIRQDAERHSDVIAELTRYLGMGDYDHWDENEKQAFLLRELTSRRPLIPADWQPSADVLEVIKTCQLVATQPATALGSYVISMASKPSDVLAVLLLLKETGCQHPMRVVPLFETLSDLNTAADCMTQLLNIDWYRGYTKGMQEVMIGYSDSAKDAGVMAAAWAQYHAQEQLVAVCKKADVKLMLFHGRGGSIGRGGGPAHKAILSQPPGSVDGRIRVTEQGEMIRFKFGLPKVAVQSLALYTSAVMEATLLPPPEPKQEWRECMQRIADDSVKAYRGIVREEPDFVAYFRAATPEVELGKLPLGSRPAKRRVDGGIESLRAIPWIFAWSQNRLMLPAWLGSGEALKAANERGEASLLKEMEQQWPFFETRISMLEMVYMKAEPNLARYYESTLVPENLHHLGKKLRASLQLGTEAVLSLTESEELMSHTPWNRESVKLRNPYIDPLNFLQAELLARTRNEEQASKQVELALMLTIAGVAAGMRNTG, encoded by the coding sequence ATGGCAGAGCAAACCGCCGACATGTACGCTTCTTTGCGTTCTAATGTGAGTAGCTTAGGACAAGTTTTAGGTGACACCATGCGTGATCACCTTGGCGAAGCCTTTCTTGAAAAAGTAGAACAAATTCGTATTCTTGCTAAGGAGTCTCGTAAAGGTGATGCTGACTCACGACAGCAAATGCTCACTTTACTAAATTCATTACCTGACGAAGAATTAGTCCCTTTTGCAAAAGCTTTTAACCAATTCTTGAATTTAGCCAATATTGCAGAGCAGTTTCATACCATCAGTCGTAACTGCGATGAGCTTGTATGCGTACCCGATCCTGTCGAACAGTTATTGGGACGAATGTTGAATAGCAACGCCAATGAACAAGACGTGATTAATTGCTTAAAAACACTCGATATTGATTTAGTACTTACAGCGCACCCAACAGAAATTTCACGCCGTACCTTAATTCAAAAGTATTCAGCAGTAGTCGACTGTTTAACTGAGCAAGAAAATCAGCAATTAACTGAACGCGAACGTAATCAATCTCACCTTAGACTGCGCCAGCTTATTGCTCAGATATGGCATACCAACGAAATCCGTAACGAACGCCCAACACCGGTAGATGAAGCGCGCTGGGGATTAAGCACTATTGAAGCCTCTTTGTGGCAAGCCGTGCCAGATTTCTTAAGACAATTAAACGACCATGTAGAAGCGAAAACAGGCCAGCAAATTCCTGCTGACGTTTGCCCAGTAAGATTTTCAAGCTGGATGGGCGGCGATAGAGATGGCAACCCATTTGTCACCTCAGTCGTCACCGAAGAAGTATTACTCCGTAATCGGCATGCAGCAGCACGTCTATACCTTAAAGATGTGGTATCGCTAGTAAATGAATTGTCTATGGAAGATGCCAATGCTGAATTAATGGCACTTGTGCCAAACAGCAAAGAGCCTTACCGCGATATCCTCAGACACTTACGTCACAAACTACGTAACACCATTGATTATCTCAATGCCCGCCTTGAAGGTCATCAAGTAGATGTCAATCACAGCGATTTAGTATGGGAGCTAAATGACTTAAAACAGCCACTTGAGTTGCTGTACCGCAGTTTATCTGAATCAGGTATGCGTTTAATTGCCAATGGCCTGTTATTAGATATGTTACGCCGCTTAGCCTGTTTCGGCATTCATATGCTGCGTTTAGATATACGCCAAGATGCAGAGCGTCATAGCGATGTCATAGCTGAACTCACACGCTATTTAGGTATGGGAGATTACGATCACTGGGACGAAAATGAAAAACAAGCCTTCTTGTTAAGAGAGCTAACCAGCCGCCGACCATTAATCCCTGCGGATTGGCAGCCATCAGCTGATGTACTTGAAGTCATCAAGACTTGTCAGCTTGTAGCAACACAACCAGCTACAGCGCTTGGTTCTTACGTAATTTCAATGGCAAGTAAACCATCTGACGTACTAGCCGTTTTACTGTTATTAAAAGAGACAGGTTGTCAGCACCCAATGCGTGTGGTGCCATTATTTGAAACATTAAGTGATTTAAATACTGCAGCAGATTGCATGACTCAACTCCTCAACATTGATTGGTACCGTGGTTACACCAAAGGTATGCAAGAAGTGATGATTGGTTATTCAGATTCAGCTAAAGATGCCGGTGTAATGGCTGCTGCTTGGGCCCAATACCACGCACAAGAACAACTGGTTGCCGTGTGCAAGAAAGCAGACGTTAAATTAATGCTATTCCACGGCCGTGGTGGTTCTATTGGCCGTGGCGGCGGGCCTGCACATAAAGCGATTTTGTCACAACCTCCGGGGTCAGTAGACGGTCGTATTAGGGTGACTGAACAAGGTGAGATGATCCGCTTCAAATTCGGTTTACCAAAAGTAGCTGTACAAAGTTTAGCGCTATACACCTCAGCAGTAATGGAAGCGACCTTATTGCCGCCTCCAGAACCAAAACAAGAATGGCGTGAATGCATGCAGCGGATTGCTGATGACTCAGTTAAAGCCTATCGAGGTATTGTTCGTGAAGAGCCTGACTTTGTTGCTTACTTTAGAGCCGCGACACCAGAAGTTGAACTGGGTAAATTACCACTAGGTAGTCGACCAGCTAAAAGACGCGTTGATGGCGGTATCGAAAGCCTCCGTGCGATTCCATGGATCTTTGCATGGTCACAAAACCGTTTAATGCTTCCTGCTTGGTTAGGTTCTGGTGAAGCGCTAAAAGCTGCTAATGAGCGTGGCGAAGCGAGTCTATTGAAAGAAATGGAGCAACAATGGCCATTCTTTGAAACTCGCATTTCGATGCTTGAAATGGTTTATATGAAGGCTGAGCCTAATCTTGCTCGATACTATGAAAGTACTCTAGTGCCAGAAAACTTGCACCATTTAGGTAAAAAGCTCCGCGCAAGTCTACAATTAGGCACTGAAGCGGTTCTATCTTTAACGGAGTCAGAAGAGTTAATGTCTCATACTCCTTGGAATAGAGAGTCAGTTAAGCTTCGTAACCCATATATCGACCCATTGAACTTCTTACAAGCAGAGCTATTGGCACGTACCCGTAATGAAGAACAAGCTTCTAAACAGGTTGAGTTAGCATTAATGCTAACCATTGCTGGTGTTGCTGCAGGAATGAGAAACACAGGATAA